The window GTTGTAGCCCAGTTTAGTTGACCTAATTACTTTACAAGATTAAGACAAATTAGTGGCATTTATGCGTCAGAGGCGCAAGACCCAAAGAGGACACAAGATACAAAAAGCATGGGAGACATAGGGTGGCATAGAGTGGGTATGAGCTTTTCTGTTGATTGGTTTTGGCATGTGGCGTGGCATGGCATTGAGACAAGGGAAGGTAGGCACCACCAGTGGAGCAGAGACAGGTACAGGCAGGCCTCCCTTTGGGAATGTGGACATGGACCGGAAGGGAAGAGGGGGTTGGATGCTACCAGGTTTGGCTCTCATGCAATCTTCAGAAACTGTTCCACTGTGTCTGCCTCCACTGCCTCTGAAAACATGTCATagttctgaaaaaaattaaaacaaacacacaatcagtATTAGTTACAATAATAGTATTGATGCATCTTACAATGTAGTTGaattaatatttaactttttaaacctttaaagacagacttacCATGAGCTCAAAGGTTGTTAATCAACTGTTAAAGCaatcagtccacattatttcatCTTCACTTTTTTTAATCGGGTTTAGTTGTGGAATTTcaggtgaagaactacactacccataatcctgaagaaagatccaccaatcagataaCTGTGGCCATCAAAGTGCGacaaagagctctgcagcgaccacttTCCCTGAGGTATCGAATTAGTTTTACTGTACTtatgcaaataaattattatcttttatttaagaaaaatatataatatttttatacttcTAATTGGCAACTTGAAAACAACAGTTTTATATCTGTCCATCACTTTTAATTTGAATGcatttgcaatgctttatgggatatttttatgacctcattaaagacattaagttcacagtcttgtatctttgtctttttgtctgatttttcaaatactttttgcttcaaatcaaagtttatgtTGTGATTCAGCTCGGAGCTAACGGGTTTGGTTCATGTCTTAGTACTGAAGTGCAATCAAACcaaataacaaaaatacaattttccaactggttttgaaaaaaaaaaactctcccaGCCACCATTTGGCTGGTTAAACAGACTGTCCCATCCCCCCAACCTTTTGAAACAAAATAATCTTGTAGCACTCCCTACCCTCTTAGGTGTGTATTGCCCAAGATCAGTTAGGGTGGAGCACCGGGATAAATTACTTTGTCTCTCCCAACTATATATAAAATCCTACACTGATACCACTATTATTATATTCCCACAGAAATATAAAGAATAGCAAAGACTGATTTAGATAGTAATCCAAAGGATTTATTTAGAATaagatataaaataatacaaaatataatatttagtaAGGCAACCCTTATATTAGTTTATAGCCCAAACATACTCTACGTAAGTATGTGTACGCAGACGGAAGCTTAATTTCACGCGTTGATGCATTGTGAAACGTGTCAGCACTCAATTCATAACCCAACACAAATACGCACTGCATTCTCAGCactgccacaaggggcactagagcggattttcaatcaacaactgtcatggtggACTCGAGCAGCAATTTGAGTTGAAgcttttctaaaaatatatacgACTTTTGTCCCTAGTCCATTCAAATGAActtgtttttctctgtgtctctccCCACTCCTCAACTATAGAATCATATACCACATCCAGTTTGGTGGTCACGCCTAAAAACATGGATCGCTCCcttgtggtctgaggtttgtaaccGGCAGAGCAAACCAGTCCTCTTCACTCGACTgagcaaaataaaataagacaAGATGTACCAGAAGCTGATCTACTTCTGAAACAGTTTGTGGTCCGTAAAGCACTCACAAACAGTTAAGACCTGACTCACCTACGTCACATCGCAACCCCCAATATAATCAATGGAAGCGTCTGTTGAAGTGTGTCACACAGAATATTTTGCACTGAATGTCGCCCCTATGTTCGCTTTGACGTGTCCACTGCAGACAGTCTCAAGCTGTTACGTTGTGTCGCGTGAATGGACATGCCCGGTGTGGAGAGGTGAGGTGACTAATCTCTGAACTTGAAAATGTCTGTTCGCCTGCAACAATAAAGCCTAGGTTCACACCGCAGCTGATGTGGCCTAAATCAGATTTTTCTCATTTAGGAAACTAGTATTAATTGAAGTACTCTCTTTACTGTGTCTATAGCTGtataaaaataagaattaaaggGGATTATTCTCAGAACGTTTTTAAGTGTACCTGAACTTGTATTTATATAAGTGTGTAGACTTCTCTATAATGACTCTGAAGAATCGTAAACAATAAACAGGGTATTTCTTACCCCACAGTACTGTTCTTCATTGAATATCTGAGGTGGAATTGCTGAGGGGTTGCCAGATTTACTCCTCATCTCATCCCGGACTTCCCCGCCTACCGAGATGTCAATCAACTCATACTTGATGCTCTTACTGTCCAGAATCCGCATCACTTCCGCCTGCTGAGATTTTACCTGAGAAACAAGTTATAAAGTCAAAGGTCAGTCTCTTTCCTTGGCCATTGCTGCTTTTAATCTCTAAAAAACACTGGGAATGTAGGCAAAACCATCATACAGTTCTACAAAGCTCTCTGTTGATCTGTCAAACCTTTAATAGCGATTATCACAAAGGTCAATTGTGTAAATTTTTCACTGCTTTTTCAAAATGGACATGATCATGAGAAAACATTACATATGAAGTTCAATTGcttcatgtaaatgtattatgtacAGTACAGTTGAAACATAACACAGCCACTCCTTCTCTTCtggtcttttaagtttaccaaccGTATCAAGTCAAATATGGAACGTCATTGTGTACTTtacctttaaagggacagttcacacaaaaatacaattctcttataatttactcatcctcatgccattccagatgtgtatgactcactttcttctacagaacatgaattaagatatttaaaagaatatttcagctctgtaggtgaatcatgccagacctttgaagctccaaaaagcacataggcagcataaaagtaatccatatgactccagtggttaaatccatatcttccgaAGCGATCCAATTGATTTCCAGATCCAAAATGTAATAccttttcattataaatcttgacatccataTCCTTGGCAatcacgatttcaagcttgattacacttcctacagggacatctagcgctctgcgcatgcgtaATCGAGATAAGTACATCAAGCTTGATATCATAACCGTGCCTAGATACTTCATTGCCGAGTTGTacattgaaaaaggagttatattttggaagTAGAAATCAAATGGATctcttcaaaagacattaattaaaacactggagtataatggattatttttatgctccctttttggagcttcaaagatctggtcaccattcacttgcattgtatggacctacagaactgaaatattctactaaaaaatcttcattttatgttccgcaagaaaaaaaaagtcatacatatctaggatggcatttttattttggggaactatttctttaacatgtTTAGatcaacaaaaatgaaaactattaacCTCGTgcagttccaaacctgtatgctgttttaTCCATGGAACACACCAGAAATTTAGCAGAATCTTTAGGGTGGTCTTGTCCTTGCACAGACACACcagttaaaaagaacaaaaaaatacatagtcCATTCAACTTGTGCACttcattccaagtcttctgaagacatatgatagctttgtgcaaGAAGCAGACCATTCGGTTTCAAAACTAGTTCAATGACACCAAACTCGATTGGCTGGTCCATGTGTCATAACTGAACAGAATGTactattgtgaatattcagaataggacttggaatatagtgcacaactCATTTGGACTACTTTGATGGTAGAATTTTTGTCCTTATTAGAGCTAAACTGAAAAAGTCTGTTTAGAAAGAGATGTGTGCTCCATAAAATAATAGCATACagcagtaaataatgacagaattgtaatttctgtTTAAACTCTTCCTTTAAAAGCCAGTTGTTTCAGTATAAAATGCTGAGTTGATGATTAATGATGAAACACAATCTGACAAAGCAGTCTTCAGGAAGTTGGGAGTCATATCTTCAGCAACCACACCTCAAGTCACCAGTTAAACATTAACTCTACATGAATACAACATTGAAACCTCTGGGCAATCCATACAATGTCTGCAACATGCATCATTTACAACGGAGTCATTGGATGGCTTGCATGTAGGCCCAAGACTACAGAAATACTGATACTACAAACGCATTCTTTCATAATAACAGATATTGACATAGTGCAGACAGACGTTGAATAGCAATGCAACTGTAGTATCCAGCACTTCAACTGAACAATGTTTGCCAATCTCATTTGCCATCATGACGTGTCCATGGTTATTAGTGGTGGCTGCTTTTATTGACGCACCAGATCTAATAAGCGCTCATGCCAAAACAAACCGTTTATAAGGTTCAGCCTTTCATGCACCATTAATAAACGAGAGTGtttaaattgtattcattttaatagaggAACGAAGAGAGATGCCACAAGCAGACATTATGACTTCCGCTCTCAATGCAATGAGTTTCCTCATCCCTATCAATACCCACAAAAACCAACACTGTATTTACAATTTACAATCAATTCCTACTGTTTGTATCCCACAATAATGTCCAAATAATGCCTGTATGATCGTTAATATTCCGCCGTTGCGTTTAAAACAGTCTAGGTGTGATGTTGGGTGTGTCTTGAGCCTAATCCTCCATTTCACATGTATTGTTTTCAAAGGCAGTCTCATCCAATGCTTAAAATCTGAGTCACCCTGCTCACAGGTTACTTCTCACCTCTCTAGAAGCGGTGACGGTGGTGTAATACAGTTTGATGCCCATTGTTTTGTCTCGTAGTGCGCCTTTGTGTGCGTGTCCGGAGGCGATCCGTTCTCTCGTGCAGTTCTCTGTTCCGCCACCGAGATCCCGCTATTCACTCATTTAAAGAGACATCGTCTTATTTGCATGAGGAACTGCTATTCACTGATGCTTGTTATAAAGGTTTATTTGTTAAATGCACAACAACATGGCACATGAAAATGGTGTgaatggtgtttgtgtgtgtgtgtgtgtatatacatacatttctacAAAAGTTTAGATTTTATGACTGTaaaccattaaagggatagttcacccaaaaatgtaaattatctcatcatttactcaccctcatgccatccaatatgtgtatgactttctttcttctgcagaacacaaatgaagatttttagaagaatatttcagctcaaccatacaatgcaagggagtgggtgccacatttttgaagctccaaaaagcacattaaggcagcataaaactaatccattagatctaattttgtgttccacagaagaatgggTTTGGAACGAGGGTGAGGAGGCCTAAAtagtgacaacattttcatttttggattatcggtttaatacattttttgacaTCCTGAACTAACCTTGCCAtgaaataaaaaggaaataaaaaggtaaaattatgaaattctaaaaaaaaaaattctctttcTTGTTGTGTACTGTGTATAGAACAATAAGGAGAGACTCCAAAATCCAAACCAAAATCATGACCGAGCATATGAATATTTACTTTGAATACAGGGCTCTAGACTAAAAagactgaaacattaaggagccagatgtctgtttttagtcaccaaatcagaattgcttgatttagattGTTGTCCAGAAACAAGATATAAAGccaaagaaaaggaagacagctgataactcATTAATTGAAGATTTAATAAACAGTCTATATAGTTGAGaaaataagtttgcattcccttttgtctcataaatgttcacacccctttcataaattatacaaatataagagattagtactgctcttcagcaTCTACATTACAGTTACTCAAATAAAGTTtaatatgcatatagtagtgtgctgccttcttgagcatcaatgaatagttgcaccttgtgtaatagtagtgtatgagtccctcaatggtcctaagtgtcaaaagcttaatttatatatatatatatatatatatatatatatatatatatatatatatatatatatatatatatacatatacacacacacacacacacacacacacacacacacacacacacacacacacacacactggtgcctACATTTTAAACtaatgtacacattttgctctaatggaaagaaattggtacattaacataaacaatgtgaacaattacattaaaaaattataataatttaaaaattaaaaacttcttaaactacttcaaacagttctcataaaaaactcctccatgtgcagcaatgacagctttgcagatccttgatattctagctgtcagtttgtccagatactcatgtgacatttcaccccacacttcctgtagcacttgctatagatgtaaCTGCCTTGTCGGAtgcttctcacgcaccttacagtctaactgatcccacaaaagctcaatggggttaagatccgtaacactgttttccaattatctgttgtccaatgtctgtttcgttgagcaggtagaattcaatgaagccgtcagcggaggacatgtgaggtgtctatttctcaaactagagactctgatgtacttatcctcttgtttagttgtacatctggccttccacatctctttctgtccttgttagagccagttgtcctttgtctttgaagactgtagtgtacatgtttgtatgaaatcaatttcaagcattgcatagcattcattcctcaaaacaatgactgacatgtatatatatatacagtactgtgcagaaagtcacaagatgtttcacaaaagcttttgtcttaaaattattatttatatcttcataaTTAGTGTGTCATTAGTGTGTAATTTTACCAATTTaccaaagccccccactgaacatcgagtcagtgtgagattacataaagagacagaagcaattgagacatccTAAATGAATAGAAAAAAATTGGGAAACTAGTGGTTGGAAAAACCACGAAAAACAGTGTCCAGATGCACCTacgagaattggtgctgttttaaaggcaaaggttgtcacaccaaatattgatttagcttttttatgtttactggattttgtTTGATGTTAATTGAttcatgaaaactatttatgtcattattttataagacatcctcactatgcaacatatcTCACAACGGCCTAAAACctctgcacagtactgtataacctttaaatatatataaactatatataataGTATATGTATacgctgtcgcctggtcctcagcctcTACTCCaccccctggcggatggcagcaagTCCTCAGACCCCTTGCGGAATGCAGCAGCTCCTCCACTTCCCGGCGGACAGCAGCAGCAAGCACtccacaacagcgcatccctcctcc of the Xyrauchen texanus isolate HMW12.3.18 chromosome 10, RBS_HiC_50CHRs, whole genome shotgun sequence genome contains:
- the LOC127650072 gene encoding SH3 domain-binding glutamic acid-rich-like protein 3, whose translation is MRRDLGGGTENCTRERIASGHAHKGALRDKTMGIKLYYTTVTASREVKSQQAEVMRILDSKSIKYELIDISVGGEVRDEMRSKSGNPSAIPPQIFNEEQYCGNYDMFSEAVEADTVEQFLKIA